One genomic region from Longimicrobium sp. encodes:
- the mfd gene encoding transcription-repair coupling factor, which yields MPHPLLIDSFQTVPAFRELAGSLPRAGESVLAAGLAGSAPVVLVAALHRARRERIWVLVETGPEAAEQATADLEALLGEGSVFLYPQRESLPYEEAEPHLEIGGARVEALEALLSGRASLLVTTARAMQELSPAVEGLDDLRLELKVGQTVRLPELAATLEGMGFERVATVEEVGQFALRGGIVDVFGFGTPEPARIELFGDEIESIRFFDILSQLSVRAVDALELLPVDLRPARDEGMAAHRPAAPSPNGGEPERRSLLDYLPPDTVVVHLAGAGTRPEMERTWAEVERLHDVEAKRGTRPESPERLFLPPAEAAARLARLPQLFVEEAPGQALRAALRFRALAPEAIDRDMGRLGEVLRAGASRGEQTLILCDNQGQLERLQELLDELKVARTVELGIGSLTGGFVLADAQPPLRLLTDHEIFRRSRRIRRRRRFRGGAALESVAALKPGDYVVHMDHGIGQFRRMERVRVGEEEFETLVIEYAGGELLRVPVHRVDLIERWTSDADEAAAPRVHRIGGKEWSRAREKTKKSIQEMTAELLELYAARSAEQGYAYSADSRWQREMESAFLFEDTPDQRQATEDVKKDMESPRPMDRLICGDVGYGKTEVAIRAAFKAVQDGKQVAVLVPTTILAEQHLHTFSERLADFPVRIEALSRFRTGKEQEEVLRRLESGEVDVVIGTHRVLSPDVTFKDLGLLVIDEEQRFGVKHKEILKQLRRTVDVLTLTATPIPRTLHFSLLGLRDMTLIQTPPRDRQPVITHVLPWTDAIIEDAIRRELDRGGQVFFVHNRVETITAVAQKVQRLVPDASIGVAHGQMREKELEAVMTRFLDGDLDILVATAIIESGLDVPRANTLIVNRADQFGLSQLYQIRGRVGRSHHRAFCYLLIPDEVQEDAERRLRVLEHYTELGSGYRIALKDLELRGAGNILGAEQSGFVHAVGLDTYLRLLEETIRQMKGDGKAGPKGLAEVSVDGAALIPDDYVPDEPQKLHFYRRLAREETVEGVEALRRELRDRYGPLPEEVETLLHTQALRLLGAELRIERILVRPWDVRLNFRQGVVPRMSSLQKTLGARQFAVEVRRPLPLSLTLTRHGTEPILPTAVAALRDLAADPGREA from the coding sequence GTGCCGCACCCGCTGCTGATCGACTCCTTCCAGACGGTCCCCGCCTTCCGGGAGCTGGCCGGGAGCCTGCCGCGCGCGGGAGAGTCGGTGCTGGCCGCCGGGCTGGCCGGGTCGGCGCCCGTGGTGCTGGTGGCCGCGCTGCACCGCGCCCGCCGCGAGCGCATCTGGGTGCTGGTGGAGACCGGCCCCGAGGCGGCCGAGCAGGCCACCGCCGACCTGGAGGCGCTGCTCGGCGAGGGCTCGGTCTTCCTCTACCCGCAGCGCGAGAGCCTCCCGTACGAGGAGGCCGAGCCCCACCTGGAGATCGGCGGGGCGCGGGTGGAGGCGCTGGAGGCGCTGCTCTCCGGGCGCGCCTCGCTCCTGGTGACCACCGCGCGGGCCATGCAGGAGCTCTCCCCCGCCGTGGAGGGGCTCGACGACCTGCGGCTGGAGCTGAAGGTCGGGCAGACGGTGCGGCTCCCCGAGCTGGCGGCCACGCTGGAGGGGATGGGGTTCGAGCGGGTGGCCACCGTCGAGGAGGTGGGGCAGTTCGCGCTGCGCGGCGGGATCGTGGACGTCTTCGGCTTCGGCACGCCCGAGCCCGCGCGCATCGAGCTGTTCGGCGACGAGATCGAGTCGATCCGCTTCTTCGACATCCTGTCGCAGCTCTCGGTGCGCGCGGTGGACGCCCTGGAGCTCCTCCCGGTGGACCTGCGCCCGGCGCGCGACGAGGGGATGGCGGCGCACCGCCCCGCGGCCCCGTCGCCCAACGGGGGCGAGCCGGAGCGGCGCTCGCTGCTGGACTACCTGCCGCCGGACACGGTGGTCGTGCACCTGGCGGGGGCCGGCACGCGCCCCGAGATGGAGCGCACCTGGGCCGAGGTGGAGCGCCTGCACGACGTCGAGGCGAAGCGGGGGACGCGCCCCGAATCTCCCGAGCGCCTCTTCCTCCCGCCGGCCGAGGCGGCGGCGCGCCTGGCCAGGCTCCCGCAGCTCTTCGTGGAGGAGGCGCCCGGCCAGGCGCTGCGCGCGGCCCTTCGCTTCCGCGCGCTGGCGCCCGAGGCGATCGACCGCGACATGGGCCGCCTGGGCGAGGTGCTGCGCGCGGGGGCGTCCCGCGGCGAGCAGACGCTCATCCTCTGCGACAACCAGGGGCAGCTGGAGCGCCTGCAGGAGCTGCTGGACGAGCTGAAGGTGGCGCGCACGGTGGAGCTGGGGATCGGCTCGCTCACCGGCGGCTTCGTGCTGGCCGACGCGCAGCCGCCGCTCCGGCTGCTGACCGACCACGAGATCTTCCGGCGCTCGCGGCGCATCCGCCGGCGGCGGCGCTTCCGCGGCGGGGCGGCGCTGGAGAGCGTGGCGGCGCTCAAGCCGGGCGACTACGTGGTGCACATGGACCACGGGATCGGCCAGTTCCGGCGGATGGAGCGGGTCCGCGTGGGCGAGGAGGAGTTCGAGACGCTGGTGATCGAGTACGCCGGGGGCGAGCTGCTCCGGGTGCCCGTGCACCGCGTGGACCTGATCGAGCGCTGGACCAGCGACGCGGACGAGGCGGCGGCGCCCAGGGTGCACCGCATCGGCGGCAAGGAGTGGTCGCGGGCCCGGGAGAAGACGAAGAAGTCGATCCAGGAGATGACGGCCGAGCTCCTGGAGCTGTACGCGGCCCGGAGCGCCGAGCAGGGCTACGCCTACAGCGCCGACAGCCGGTGGCAGCGCGAGATGGAGTCGGCGTTCCTCTTCGAGGACACCCCCGACCAGCGCCAGGCCACCGAGGACGTCAAGAAGGACATGGAGTCCCCGCGCCCCATGGACCGCCTGATCTGCGGCGACGTGGGGTACGGCAAGACCGAGGTGGCGATCCGCGCGGCGTTCAAGGCGGTGCAGGACGGCAAGCAGGTGGCGGTGCTGGTGCCCACGACGATCCTGGCCGAGCAGCACCTGCACACCTTCAGCGAGCGCCTGGCCGACTTCCCGGTGCGCATCGAGGCGCTCTCCCGCTTCCGCACGGGGAAGGAGCAGGAGGAGGTGCTGCGCCGGCTGGAGAGCGGCGAGGTGGACGTGGTGATCGGCACGCACCGGGTGCTCTCCCCCGACGTCACCTTCAAGGACCTGGGGCTCCTGGTGATCGACGAGGAGCAGCGCTTCGGGGTCAAGCACAAGGAGATCCTGAAGCAGCTGCGCCGCACGGTGGACGTGCTGACGCTCACGGCCACGCCGATCCCGCGCACGCTGCACTTCTCGCTGCTGGGCCTCAGGGACATGACCCTGATCCAGACGCCCCCGCGCGACCGGCAGCCGGTGATCACGCACGTGCTGCCGTGGACCGACGCGATCATCGAGGACGCCATCCGGCGCGAGCTGGACCGGGGCGGGCAGGTGTTCTTCGTCCACAACCGGGTGGAGACGATCACCGCGGTCGCGCAGAAGGTGCAGCGCCTGGTCCCCGACGCCTCGATCGGCGTGGCGCACGGGCAGATGCGCGAGAAGGAGCTGGAGGCGGTGATGACCCGCTTCCTGGACGGCGATCTGGACATCCTGGTGGCCACGGCCATCATCGAGTCGGGGCTCGACGTCCCCCGCGCCAACACGCTGATCGTCAACCGCGCCGACCAGTTCGGGCTGTCGCAGCTGTACCAGATCCGCGGCCGCGTGGGCCGAAGCCACCACCGGGCGTTCTGCTACCTGCTGATCCCCGACGAGGTGCAGGAGGACGCGGAGCGGCGCCTGAGGGTGCTGGAGCACTACACGGAGCTGGGGAGCGGCTACCGCATCGCGCTCAAGGACCTGGAGCTGCGCGGCGCGGGGAACATCCTGGGTGCCGAGCAGTCGGGCTTCGTGCACGCGGTGGGGCTCGACACCTACCTGCGCCTGCTGGAGGAGACGATCCGGCAGATGAAGGGCGACGGGAAGGCGGGCCCGAAGGGGCTGGCCGAGGTGTCGGTGGACGGCGCGGCGCTCATCCCCGACGACTACGTCCCCGACGAGCCGCAGAAGCTGCACTTCTACCGCCGCCTGGCCAGGGAGGAGACGGTGGAAGGGGTGGAGGCGCTCCGCCGCGAGCTGCGCGACCGCTACGGCCCGCTCCCCGAGGAGGTGGAGACGCTGCTGCACACGCAGGCGCTCCGGCTGCTGGGGGCGGAGCTCAGGATCGAGCGGATCCTGGTGCGGCCGTGGGACGTGCGGCTCAATTTCCGCCAGGGGGTGGTGCCGCGGATGTCGAGCCTGCAGAAGACGCTGGGCGCGCGGCAGTTCGCGGTGGAGGTGCGCCGCCCGCTCCCGCTGTCGCTGACGCTCACGCGCCACGGCACGGAGCCGATCCTCCCCACGGCGGTGGCGGCGCTCAGGGATCTCGCCGCGGATCCGGGGCGGGAGGCGTAG
- a CDS encoding zinc ribbon domain-containing protein has product MPTYEYRCPECGTEFEKFQKMSDEPVAECPSCGAKSQRKLSGGAGLLFKGSGFYITDYRGEGYKKAAEAEKGGGSSASEGKSGSKSEAPSTKAESKPASGGSSSAAKDE; this is encoded by the coding sequence ATGCCGACGTACGAGTACCGCTGTCCCGAGTGCGGGACGGAGTTCGAGAAGTTCCAGAAGATGAGCGACGAGCCCGTGGCCGAGTGCCCGAGCTGCGGCGCCAAGTCCCAGCGCAAGCTGTCCGGCGGCGCGGGGCTGCTCTTCAAGGGGAGCGGCTTCTACATCACCGACTACCGCGGCGAGGGCTACAAGAAGGCCGCCGAGGCCGAGAAGGGCGGCGGCTCGTCCGCGTCCGAGGGGAAGTCCGGGTCGAAGTCCGAGGCGCCGTCCACCAAGGCGGAGTCGAAGCCGGCGTCCGGCGGCTCGTCGTCGGCGGCGAAGGACGAGTAG
- a CDS encoding M20/M25/M40 family metallo-hydrolase, whose protein sequence is MTRSPSAFLLAALALVAGAAPAFSQAPAPAPTPNGTASLREAAETITPADMYARIEYVASDRMRGRDTPSPELEIVAGYLVNQYKLMGFQPAGENGTFYQWYALPLRRLSASGARLQFAGRGGTQSMALGRDFWASGGTRSELTGDLVFVGRGQESATGAGTLAGRVAVMALPGRMNRDFRIARGQLRNAARRAGAVAAVYVLDPTWTADSVAKYGTPQPMRSLGEELAYPEFYLIQDAARRLFTAAGLDFQRLWTGAEAASFRPVPLAGVTATAGLPIETVDAARAPNVVAMIPGSDPQLRNEYIVVSAHMDHVGVGRPVNGDSIYNGADDDASGTTGILEVAEAFSRLGQRPKRSIVFLHVSGEEKGLLGSQWFSEHPTLPLDRIVANINVDMIGRNNPDSVVVIGKTYSSLGPLAERVAAAHRELHLTLSDDLWPQERFFFRSDHFNFARKEVPAIFFFSGVHADYHQPSDEVEKIDTDKAARIARMVFYVANEIANDPQRPRWDPKGLEEVRRMTR, encoded by the coding sequence ATGACCAGAAGTCCGTCCGCATTCCTCCTGGCCGCGCTGGCGCTCGTCGCCGGCGCGGCCCCGGCGTTTTCCCAGGCGCCGGCGCCCGCCCCCACCCCCAACGGCACCGCCAGCCTGCGCGAGGCGGCCGAGACCATCACTCCCGCGGACATGTACGCCCGCATCGAGTACGTGGCCTCGGACCGGATGCGCGGGCGCGACACGCCCAGCCCCGAGCTGGAGATCGTGGCGGGGTACCTGGTCAACCAGTACAAGCTGATGGGCTTCCAGCCCGCGGGCGAGAACGGGACCTTCTACCAGTGGTACGCGCTCCCCCTGCGCCGGCTCTCGGCCTCGGGCGCGCGGCTCCAGTTCGCCGGCCGCGGCGGCACGCAGTCGATGGCGCTGGGGCGCGACTTCTGGGCGTCGGGCGGCACGCGCTCGGAGCTCACCGGCGACCTGGTGTTCGTGGGCCGGGGGCAGGAGTCGGCCACGGGGGCGGGGACGCTCGCGGGCCGCGTGGCGGTGATGGCGCTCCCCGGGCGGATGAACCGCGACTTCCGCATCGCGCGGGGGCAGCTGCGGAACGCCGCCCGCCGCGCCGGCGCCGTGGCCGCGGTGTACGTGCTGGACCCGACGTGGACGGCCGACAGCGTGGCGAAGTACGGCACGCCGCAGCCCATGCGCTCGCTGGGCGAGGAGCTGGCCTACCCCGAGTTCTACCTCATCCAGGACGCGGCCCGCCGCCTCTTCACCGCCGCCGGGCTCGACTTCCAGCGGCTCTGGACCGGCGCCGAGGCGGCCTCGTTCCGCCCGGTGCCGCTCGCCGGGGTCACCGCCACGGCGGGGCTGCCGATCGAGACGGTGGACGCCGCGCGCGCGCCCAACGTGGTGGCGATGATCCCCGGGAGCGACCCGCAGCTCAGGAACGAGTACATCGTGGTCTCCGCCCACATGGACCACGTGGGCGTGGGGCGGCCGGTGAACGGCGACTCCATCTACAACGGCGCCGACGACGACGCCTCGGGGACCACGGGGATCCTGGAGGTGGCCGAGGCGTTCAGCCGGCTGGGGCAGCGGCCGAAGCGCTCGATCGTGTTCCTGCACGTGAGCGGCGAGGAGAAGGGGCTGCTGGGGTCGCAGTGGTTCTCCGAGCACCCCACGCTGCCGCTGGACCGCATCGTGGCGAACATCAACGTGGACATGATCGGGAGGAACAACCCCGACAGCGTGGTGGTGATCGGGAAGACCTACTCGTCGCTGGGGCCGCTGGCCGAGCGGGTGGCGGCGGCGCACCGCGAGCTGCACCTGACGCTCTCGGACGACCTCTGGCCGCAGGAGCGCTTCTTCTTCCGCAGCGACCACTTCAACTTCGCGCGCAAGGAGGTGCCGGCGATCTTCTTCTTCAGCGGCGTGCACGCGGACTACCACCAGCCGTCCGACGAGGTGGAGAAGATCGACACCGACAAGGCGGCCCGCATCGCGCGGATGGTGTTCTACGTGGCCAACGAGATCGCCAACGACCCCCAGCGCCCCCGCTGGGACCCGAAGGGGCTGGAGGAGGTCCGGCGGATGACGCGGTAG
- the argS gene encoding arginine--tRNA ligase has product MSVEKLKAEVERVLREMGAPDAHPVALERPRNPEHGDWATNVALTLARPLSRKPREIADELARRIDAAAAGVSAVEVAGPGFINFRLAADYLQQGLAAILAAGDGWGRSEAGRGQPVNVEFVSANPTGPLHIGHGRQAALGDAIAELLAWAGWKAHREFYYNDAGEQINRLTESVWARYQQQLGVDAPFPEAGYRGTYITEIARELAAQVGDRLKGDDSPGAMDEVRRFAVARLREEQNRDLDGFRVRFDHFFLESSLYTSGKVEETIRRLRETGHVYEHDGAVWLRTTEFGDDKDRVMVKSSGFPTYFLPDVAYHLDKWERGFHRAINVQGSDHHGTVARVRAGLRALGLPEGYPEYVLHQMVLAMRGGQEVKQSKRAGDFISLRELYDEVGVDVARFFFLMRRPDSQLTFDIDLALDQSDKNPVYKVQYAHARMSSIFRRAGVEAGRIDPSSADLSLLGHESEAELVKLLLRFPEEVATAAERHTPHAVCEYLEAVAGAVNSWYHAGNREPELRVIGDRVPPELTRARLVLARAVQVVLRNGLAVLGIAAPERMEREVDELSLETV; this is encoded by the coding sequence ATGTCCGTCGAGAAGCTCAAGGCGGAGGTGGAGCGCGTCCTGCGCGAGATGGGCGCCCCGGATGCTCACCCGGTCGCGCTCGAGCGCCCGCGCAACCCGGAGCACGGCGACTGGGCCACCAACGTGGCCCTCACGCTCGCCAGGCCGCTCTCCCGCAAACCGCGCGAGATCGCCGACGAGCTGGCCCGGCGCATCGACGCGGCCGCCGCGGGGGTGAGCGCGGTGGAGGTGGCCGGGCCGGGGTTCATCAACTTTCGCCTGGCCGCCGACTACCTGCAGCAGGGGCTCGCCGCCATCCTGGCCGCGGGCGACGGCTGGGGGCGCTCGGAGGCGGGGCGGGGGCAGCCGGTGAACGTGGAGTTCGTCTCCGCCAACCCCACCGGGCCGCTGCACATCGGCCACGGGCGCCAGGCCGCGCTCGGCGACGCCATCGCCGAGCTGCTGGCGTGGGCCGGGTGGAAGGCGCACCGCGAGTTCTACTACAACGACGCGGGCGAGCAGATCAACCGGCTCACCGAGAGCGTCTGGGCGCGCTACCAGCAGCAGCTGGGTGTGGACGCGCCGTTCCCCGAGGCGGGGTACCGCGGCACCTACATCACCGAGATCGCCCGCGAGCTGGCCGCCCAGGTGGGCGACCGCCTGAAGGGGGACGACTCTCCCGGGGCGATGGACGAGGTCCGCCGCTTCGCGGTCGCGCGCCTGCGCGAGGAGCAGAACCGCGACCTGGACGGCTTCCGCGTGCGCTTCGACCACTTCTTCCTGGAGTCCTCCCTCTACACGTCGGGGAAGGTGGAGGAGACGATCCGGCGGCTGCGCGAGACGGGGCACGTCTACGAGCACGACGGCGCCGTGTGGCTCAGGACCACCGAGTTCGGCGACGACAAGGACCGGGTGATGGTGAAGAGCAGCGGCTTCCCCACCTACTTCCTCCCCGACGTGGCCTACCACCTGGACAAGTGGGAGCGCGGCTTCCACCGGGCCATCAACGTGCAGGGCTCCGACCACCACGGCACGGTGGCGCGGGTGCGCGCGGGCTTGCGGGCGCTGGGGCTGCCGGAGGGCTATCCCGAGTACGTGCTGCACCAGATGGTGCTGGCCATGCGCGGCGGCCAGGAGGTGAAGCAGAGCAAGCGCGCGGGCGACTTCATCTCGCTGCGCGAGCTGTACGACGAGGTGGGGGTGGACGTGGCGCGCTTCTTCTTCCTGATGCGCCGCCCCGACAGCCAGCTCACCTTCGACATCGACCTGGCGCTGGACCAGTCGGACAAGAACCCCGTCTACAAGGTCCAGTACGCCCACGCCCGCATGAGCTCCATCTTCCGCAGGGCCGGCGTCGAGGCGGGGCGGATCGACCCGTCTTCGGCCGACCTGTCGCTCCTCGGCCACGAGAGCGAGGCGGAGCTGGTGAAGCTGCTCCTGCGCTTCCCCGAGGAGGTCGCGACGGCCGCGGAGCGGCACACGCCGCACGCGGTCTGCGAGTACCTGGAAGCGGTGGCGGGGGCGGTGAACTCGTGGTACCACGCCGGCAACCGCGAGCCGGAGCTGCGCGTGATCGGGGACCGGGTGCCGCCGGAGCTCACGCGGGCGCGGCTGGTGCTCGCGCGCGCGGTGCAGGTGGTGCTGCGCAACGGGCTGGCGGTGCTGGGGATCGCCGCGCCGGAGCGGATGGAGCGCGAAGTCGACGAACTCTCTCTCGAAACCGTCTGA
- the purM gene encoding phosphoribosylformylglycinamidine cyclo-ligase yields MSEAGLSYRAAGVDIDAAAEALKGVAELVRGTATPDTLSELGSFGGLYRVPRDARRPVLVASTDGVGTKLKVAFLAGRHGTVGEDLVNHCVNDVLVQGARPLFFLDYVGVGRLEPGVVETIVGGIARGCRANGCALLGGETAEMPDFYAPGEYDLAGTIVGLVEEDRVVDGAAIRAGDALVALASDGLHTNGYSLARRIVFERMGLGVDDPFPGEDGSVADVLLRVHRSYLRPLLPLIERGVVHGLAHITGGGLLDNVPRILPGGLDARFRRSTWEVPNVFRVLQREGGVDEREMFRAFNMGVGMVAVVPPEEAEAAVRELNGAGERAWVAGEVVRGEGKVVLD; encoded by the coding sequence GTGTCTGAAGCGGGCCTGTCGTACCGCGCGGCGGGCGTCGACATCGACGCGGCGGCCGAGGCGCTGAAGGGCGTGGCCGAACTGGTGCGCGGGACGGCCACGCCCGACACGCTCTCGGAGCTGGGCTCGTTCGGCGGGCTGTACCGCGTCCCGCGCGACGCCCGCCGCCCGGTCCTGGTGGCCAGCACGGACGGGGTGGGGACGAAGCTCAAGGTCGCGTTCCTGGCCGGGCGCCACGGCACGGTGGGCGAGGACCTGGTCAACCACTGCGTGAACGACGTGCTGGTGCAGGGCGCGCGGCCGCTCTTCTTCCTCGACTACGTGGGCGTGGGCCGGCTGGAGCCGGGGGTGGTGGAGACGATCGTGGGCGGGATCGCGCGCGGGTGCCGGGCCAACGGGTGCGCGCTGCTGGGCGGCGAGACGGCGGAGATGCCGGACTTCTACGCGCCCGGCGAGTACGACCTGGCGGGGACGATCGTGGGCCTGGTGGAGGAGGACCGGGTGGTGGACGGCGCGGCGATCCGCGCGGGGGACGCGCTGGTGGCCCTGGCCTCGGACGGGCTGCACACCAACGGCTACTCGCTGGCGCGGCGGATCGTCTTCGAGCGCATGGGGCTCGGGGTGGACGACCCCTTCCCGGGGGAGGACGGCAGCGTGGCCGACGTGCTGCTGCGCGTCCACCGCTCCTACCTCAGGCCGCTGCTGCCGCTGATCGAGCGCGGCGTGGTGCATGGCCTCGCGCACATCACGGGCGGGGGGCTGCTCGACAACGTGCCGCGCATCCTCCCCGGGGGGCTGGACGCGCGCTTCCGCCGCTCGACCTGGGAGGTGCCGAACGTCTTCCGCGTGCTCCAGCGCGAGGGCGGGGTGGACGAGCGGGAGATGTTCCGCGCGTTCAACATGGGGGTCGGGATGGTGGCCGTGGTGCCGCCGGAGGAGGCGGAGGCCGCGGTCCGCGAGCTGAACGGGGCGGGGGAGCGGGCGTGGGTGGCGGGGGAGGTGGTGCGGGGGGAGGGGAAGGTGGTGCTGGACTGA
- a CDS encoding PfkB family carbohydrate kinase, producing MSLLVVGSVALDTVETPFGRAEEALGGSATFFSAAASLFCPVQLVGVVGDDYPLDALSFLAERGVDLAGLEQAPGESFRWTGRYAFDLNSRETLETRLGVFADFAPKIPDQFRDADWVFLGNIDPELQINVLDQVHQAKLVACDTMNLWIDIKRDRLLELLGRVDLLLVNDAEARQLSGDHNLARAARWILDRGPRYLIIKKGEHGAILFTPHSTFFVPGYPLEEVFDPTGAGDAFAGGFMGHLAQCGRTEEGDLRRAMVYGSALGSFAVERFSVERFRDLSADEVEERVRAFREMTVFELPVDAGV from the coding sequence ATGTCGTTACTCGTGGTTGGCAGCGTCGCGCTCGACACGGTCGAGACGCCCTTCGGCCGGGCGGAGGAGGCGCTGGGGGGCTCGGCCACCTTCTTCTCGGCCGCCGCTTCGCTCTTCTGCCCGGTGCAGCTGGTGGGGGTGGTGGGCGACGACTACCCGCTGGACGCGCTCTCCTTCCTGGCGGAGCGGGGGGTGGACCTGGCGGGGCTGGAGCAGGCCCCGGGCGAGAGCTTCCGCTGGACGGGGAGGTACGCCTTCGACCTGAACTCGCGCGAGACGCTGGAGACCCGGCTGGGGGTGTTCGCCGACTTCGCGCCCAAGATCCCCGACCAGTTCCGCGACGCCGACTGGGTGTTCCTGGGGAACATCGACCCCGAGCTGCAGATCAACGTGCTGGACCAGGTGCACCAGGCCAAACTGGTGGCCTGCGACACCATGAACCTGTGGATCGACATCAAGCGCGACCGGCTGCTGGAGCTGCTCGGCCGGGTGGACCTGCTGCTGGTGAACGACGCCGAGGCGCGGCAGCTCTCGGGCGACCACAACCTGGCGCGGGCGGCGCGCTGGATCCTGGACCGCGGCCCGCGCTACCTGATCATCAAGAAGGGCGAGCACGGGGCGATCCTCTTCACCCCGCACTCGACGTTCTTCGTCCCCGGGTACCCGCTGGAGGAGGTGTTCGACCCCACGGGGGCGGGCGACGCCTTCGCGGGCGGCTTCATGGGGCACCTGGCGCAGTGCGGCCGCACCGAGGAGGGCGACCTGCGGCGGGCGATGGTCTACGGCTCGGCGCTGGGCTCGTTCGCGGTGGAGCGCTTCTCGGTGGAGCGCTTCCGCGACCTCTCGGCCGACGAGGTGGAGGAGCGGGTGAGGGCGTTCCGCGAGATGACGGTGTTCGAGCTGCCGGTGGACGCCGGTGTCTGA
- a CDS encoding DUF4384 domain-containing protein, whose product MRTTFLTGLALIALGASAGVAAAQDAPGDELPGDALALQDGYQDRSSQDGYSQDGYYDRRDGRYQRLGVRVWLADQHDVFRAGEHSEVLVRTSADAYLAVIHIDPRGDVEFLWPRSYYDDGYVEGGRTLSVGNRGSRYLRLGGVYGIGYVFAVASDEPLDVERFRDYYQRRTVGFDRRLNVYGDPFYHMERIERILVRDWEYGYHSSDWYSYHVGRRYEYPRYACYSGYGSWYNDTGHYYGGCNQVLVLLRERPYYYDTRYYRGDRSRYYRRHYGYDVRRTQPEHGYKERTDAPRTYSGRSPNRRPFVESSAVPPLRTGSDDYQEGQEGRQQEGSRTRPRPTLQRRPPESEPARRPPSDTRREPPPATRESPPPRRDEPRAREAPPRSEPRVREAPPSRSEPRVREAPPQRSDPPPSRSGGEGTRSAPSDRSAPRVRPNTEG is encoded by the coding sequence ATGCGTACAACCTTTCTCACCGGCCTCGCCCTGATCGCCCTCGGGGCGTCCGCCGGCGTCGCCGCCGCCCAGGACGCGCCGGGGGACGAGCTCCCCGGCGACGCCCTCGCGCTCCAGGACGGCTACCAGGACCGCTCTTCCCAGGACGGGTACTCCCAGGACGGCTACTACGACCGCCGCGACGGGCGCTACCAGCGCCTCGGCGTGCGGGTGTGGCTGGCCGACCAGCACGACGTCTTCCGCGCCGGCGAGCACAGCGAGGTGCTGGTGCGCACCAGCGCCGACGCCTACCTGGCCGTGATCCACATCGACCCGCGCGGCGACGTGGAGTTCCTCTGGCCGCGCAGCTACTACGACGACGGCTACGTCGAGGGCGGCCGCACGCTGTCGGTGGGCAACCGCGGCAGCCGCTACCTGCGCCTGGGCGGCGTCTACGGCATCGGCTACGTCTTCGCCGTGGCCAGCGACGAGCCGCTGGACGTGGAGCGCTTCCGCGACTACTACCAGCGCCGCACCGTGGGCTTCGACCGGCGGCTGAACGTCTACGGCGACCCCTTCTACCACATGGAGCGCATCGAGCGCATCCTGGTGCGCGACTGGGAGTACGGCTACCACTCCAGCGACTGGTACAGCTACCACGTGGGCCGGCGCTACGAGTACCCGCGCTACGCCTGCTACAGCGGCTACGGCTCGTGGTACAACGACACCGGCCACTACTACGGCGGCTGCAACCAGGTGTTGGTGTTGCTGCGCGAGCGCCCGTACTATTATGACACGCGCTACTACCGGGGCGACCGCAGCCGCTACTACCGGCGCCACTACGGCTACGACGTCCGCCGGACGCAGCCCGAGCACGGGTACAAGGAGCGCACCGACGCGCCGCGCACCTATTCGGGCCGCTCGCCCAACCGGCGCCCCTTCGTGGAGTCGTCCGCGGTGCCGCCGCTGCGCACCGGCTCCGACGACTACCAGGAAGGGCAGGAGGGGCGGCAGCAGGAAGGGTCGCGGACCCGGCCGCGCCCCACGCTGCAGCGGCGCCCGCCCGAGTCGGAGCCCGCGCGCCGGCCGCCGTCGGACACGCGGCGCGAGCCTCCGCCGGCCACGCGCGAGAGCCCGCCGCCCCGGCGCGACGAGCCCCGCGCCCGCGAGGCGCCCCCGCGCAGCGAGCCGCGCGTCCGCGAGGCCCCGCCCAGCCGCAGCGAGCCGCGGGTGCGCGAGGCGCCGCCCCAGCGCAGCGACCCGCCCCCCAGCCGCAGCGGCGGCGAGGGCACCAGATCCGCCCCTTCGGACCGCTCGGCGCCGCGGGTCCGGCCGAACACGGAGGGGTGA